The Glycine soja cultivar W05 chromosome 8, ASM419377v2, whole genome shotgun sequence genome has a window encoding:
- the LOC114423375 gene encoding actin-related protein 2/3 complex subunit 1B-like isoform X1 has translation MAVMAVHQFAQCITCHAWSPDQSMVALCPNNNEVHIYRLVEDKWEKVYVLQKHDQVISGIDWSARSNRIVTASHDRNSYVWNLEGSEWVPTLVILRLNRAALCVEWSPKENKFAVGSGAKTVCICYYEQENNWWVSKLIRKRHDSSVTSVSWHPDNILLATTSTDGKCRVFSTFIKGVDAKDSKKGTSSDSKFGELIVQLDLSSSWTFGVKWSPSGNTLAYVGHNSMIYFVDDVGPSPLAQNVVFRDLPLHDVLFVSERNVIGVGFDCNPMVFAADERGIWSFVRYLGERKAVSSGSRYGSQFSEAFGKFYGQSKHGVSNDAVETSRTRGTVHENCINCIMPLGDHGTLVRRFSTSGLDGRIVVWDLENEQDLLEL, from the exons ATGGCGGTGATGGCGGTTCATCAATTCGCGCAATGCATCACTTGCCACGCTTGGAGCCCTGACCAATCCA TGGTTGCTTTATGCCCAAACAATAATGAAGTGCACATCTATAGGTTGGTTGAAGACAAATGGGAAAAGGTGTATGTTCTTCAAAAG CATGACCAGGTAATTTCTGGGATAGACTGGAGTGCAAGATCAAATAGAATAGTTACTGCATCCCATGATCGGAATTC ATATGTTTGGAACCTTGAAGGATCAGAATGGGTGCCAACTCTTGTTATCCTTAGACTAAACCGTGCTGCCCTTTGTGTTGAATGGAGTCCAAAAG AAAACAAATTTGCAGTGGGAAGTGGAGCCAAAACTGTTTGTATATGCTACTATGAGCAGGAGAACAACTG GTGGGTCAGCAAACTTATCAGGAAAAGACATGATTCTTCCGTGACAAGTGTTTCTTGGCATCCTGATAAT ATTCTTCTTGCTACAACATCCACAGATGGGAAATGCCGAgtattctccacttttataaAAGGCGTTGATGCAAA GGATTCGAAAAAGGGtacttcatcagattcaaaatTTGGAGAG CTGATTGTTCAGCTTGATCTCTCATCGTCTTGGACATTCGGAGTCAAGTGGTCACCAAGTGGCAATACTCTAGCGTATGTAG GTCATAATTCTATGATATATTTTGTCGATGATGTTGGTCCTTCTCCTTTGGCCCAAAATGTTGTGTTCCGTGATTTGCCGCTCCATGAT GTATTATTTGTCTCTGAGAGAAACGTGATAGGTGTGGGATTTGATTGTAACCCAATGGTTTTTGCCGCAGATGAAAGGGGAATTTG GAGTTTTGTCAGATATTTGGGAGAACGGAAAGCAGTATCTTCTGGATCAAGATATGGCTCACAG TTCTCTGAAGCATTTGGAAAGTTTTATGGCCAATCAAAGCATGGAGTGAGCAATGATGCAGTTGAAACTTCAAGAACTCGTGGAACTGTTCACGAAAACTGTATAAA TTGTATTATGCCTCTTGGGGATCATGGCACATTGGTAAGGCGTTTCAGTACATCAG GATTGGATGGAAGAATTGTTGTATGGGATTTGGAAAACGAGCAAGACCTGTTGGAATTATAA
- the LOC114423375 gene encoding actin-related protein 2/3 complex subunit 1B-like isoform X2, translating to MKCTSIGWLKTNGKRCMFFKRYVWNLEGSEWVPTLVILRLNRAALCVEWSPKENKFAVGSGAKTVCICYYEQENNWWVSKLIRKRHDSSVTSVSWHPDNVNLTFSHTYMHACILLATTSTDGKCRVFSTFIKGVDAKDSKKGTSSDSKFGELIVQLDLSSSWTFGVKWSPSGNTLAYVGHNSMIYFVDDVGPSPLAQNVVFRDLPLHDVLFVSERNVIGVGFDCNPMVFAADERGIWSFVRYLGERKAVSSGSRYGSQFSEAFGKFYGQSKHGVSNDAVETSRTRGTVHENCINCIMPLGDHGTLVRRFSTSGLDGRIVVWDLENEQDLLEL from the exons ATGAAGTGCACATCTATAGGTTGGTTGAAGACAAATGGGAAAAGGTGTATGTTCTTCAAAAG ATATGTTTGGAACCTTGAAGGATCAGAATGGGTGCCAACTCTTGTTATCCTTAGACTAAACCGTGCTGCCCTTTGTGTTGAATGGAGTCCAAAAG AAAACAAATTTGCAGTGGGAAGTGGAGCCAAAACTGTTTGTATATGCTACTATGAGCAGGAGAACAACTG GTGGGTCAGCAAACTTATCAGGAAAAGACATGATTCTTCCGTGACAAGTGTTTCTTGGCATCCTGATAATGTTAACCTGACTTTCTCACATACATACATGCATGCATGC ATTCTTCTTGCTACAACATCCACAGATGGGAAATGCCGAgtattctccacttttataaAAGGCGTTGATGCAAA GGATTCGAAAAAGGGtacttcatcagattcaaaatTTGGAGAG CTGATTGTTCAGCTTGATCTCTCATCGTCTTGGACATTCGGAGTCAAGTGGTCACCAAGTGGCAATACTCTAGCGTATGTAG GTCATAATTCTATGATATATTTTGTCGATGATGTTGGTCCTTCTCCTTTGGCCCAAAATGTTGTGTTCCGTGATTTGCCGCTCCATGAT GTATTATTTGTCTCTGAGAGAAACGTGATAGGTGTGGGATTTGATTGTAACCCAATGGTTTTTGCCGCAGATGAAAGGGGAATTTG GAGTTTTGTCAGATATTTGGGAGAACGGAAAGCAGTATCTTCTGGATCAAGATATGGCTCACAG TTCTCTGAAGCATTTGGAAAGTTTTATGGCCAATCAAAGCATGGAGTGAGCAATGATGCAGTTGAAACTTCAAGAACTCGTGGAACTGTTCACGAAAACTGTATAAA TTGTATTATGCCTCTTGGGGATCATGGCACATTGGTAAGGCGTTTCAGTACATCAG GATTGGATGGAAGAATTGTTGTATGGGATTTGGAAAACGAGCAAGACCTGTTGGAATTATAA
- the LOC114423375 gene encoding actin-related protein 2/3 complex subunit 1B-like isoform X3 — MAVMAVHQFAQCITCHAWSPDQSMVALCPNNNEVHIYRLVEDKWEKVYVLQKHDQVISGIDWSARSNRIVTASHDRNSYVWNLEGSEWVPTLVILRLNRAALCVEWSPKENKFAVGSGAKTVCICYYEQENNWWVSKLIRKRHDSSVTSVSWHPDNVNLTFSHTYMHACILLATTSTDGKCRVFSTFIKGVDAKDSKKGTSSDSKFGELIVQLDLSSSWTFGVKWSPSGNTLAYVGHNSMIYFVDDVGPSPLAQNVVFRDLPLHDVLFVSERNVIGVGFDCNPMVFAADERGIWSFVRYLGERKAVSSGSRYGSQFSEAFGKFYGQSKHGVSNDAVETSRTRGTVHENCINCIMPLGDHGTLVRRFSTSGLDGRIVVWDLENEQDLLEL; from the exons ATGGCGGTGATGGCGGTTCATCAATTCGCGCAATGCATCACTTGCCACGCTTGGAGCCCTGACCAATCCA TGGTTGCTTTATGCCCAAACAATAATGAAGTGCACATCTATAGGTTGGTTGAAGACAAATGGGAAAAGGTGTATGTTCTTCAAAAG CATGACCAGGTAATTTCTGGGATAGACTGGAGTGCAAGATCAAATAGAATAGTTACTGCATCCCATGATCGGAATTC ATATGTTTGGAACCTTGAAGGATCAGAATGGGTGCCAACTCTTGTTATCCTTAGACTAAACCGTGCTGCCCTTTGTGTTGAATGGAGTCCAAAAG AAAACAAATTTGCAGTGGGAAGTGGAGCCAAAACTGTTTGTATATGCTACTATGAGCAGGAGAACAACTG GTGGGTCAGCAAACTTATCAGGAAAAGACATGATTCTTCCGTGACAAGTGTTTCTTGGCATCCTGATAATGTTAACCTGACTTTCTCACATACATACATGCATGCATGC ATTCTTCTTGCTACAACATCCACAGATGGGAAATGCCGAgtattctccacttttataaAAGGCGTTGATGCAAA GGATTCGAAAAAGGGtacttcatcagattcaaaatTTGGAGAG CTGATTGTTCAGCTTGATCTCTCATCGTCTTGGACATTCGGAGTCAAGTGGTCACCAAGTGGCAATACTCTAGCGTATGTAG GTCATAATTCTATGATATATTTTGTCGATGATGTTGGTCCTTCTCCTTTGGCCCAAAATGTTGTGTTCCGTGATTTGCCGCTCCATGAT GTATTATTTGTCTCTGAGAGAAACGTGATAGGTGTGGGATTTGATTGTAACCCAATGGTTTTTGCCGCAGATGAAAGGGGAATTTG GAGTTTTGTCAGATATTTGGGAGAACGGAAAGCAGTATCTTCTGGATCAAGATATGGCTCACAG TTCTCTGAAGCATTTGGAAAGTTTTATGGCCAATCAAAGCATGGAGTGAGCAATGATGCAGTTGAAACTTCAAGAACTCGTGGAACTGTTCACGAAAACTGTATAAA TTGTATTATGCCTCTTGGGGATCATGGCACATTGGTAAGGCGTTTCAGTACATCAG GATTGGATGGAAGAATTGTTGTATGGGATTTGGAAAACGAGCAAGACCTGTTGGAATTATAA